Proteins encoded together in one Antennarius striatus isolate MH-2024 chromosome 13, ASM4005453v1, whole genome shotgun sequence window:
- the LOC137606191 gene encoding trimethyllysine dioxygenase, mitochondrial-like: MLSVLRTLSRALSPQKLRHLAGGHRRQSCPYTSATCQTLEDCLVLDYGGTSMRFNYVWLRDHCRSAASYNSNTHQRTIDTGSIDLSIRPVDTAVQDDHLILTWPGGHESKYSLNWLAENSYETKKQNLVQPRILWNADIYKKANIPSAKWDTFMSSDEELKTFLQNYLLYGIAFVDNVPATVKDTEAVVKRVSLIRETTYGKMWHLTSDFSRADTAYSQVALDRHTDNTYFQEPCGIQVFHCFKHEGTGGRTLLVDGFYAAEKVQERSPENFELLTRLSIWHKFIENSSSHRIHFEGSGPLLNVYPWNNELYLIRYNNFDRSVLNTIPYNLIQQWYVAHRDLTTELRRPENELWIKLTPGKVIFVDNWRVMHGRESFTGQRELCGCYLTRDDVLSSARCFGLQA, translated from the exons ATGCTGTCCGTGTTGAGGACTCTTTCTCGGGCGTTGAGCCCGCAGAAGCTGCGTCACCTCGCCGGGGGACACCGCAGACAGAGCTGTCCATACACTTCTGCGACTTGTCAGACACTTGAAGACTGTCTGG TTCTTGACTATGGAGGGACGTCAATGCGCTTTAACTACGTGTGGCTGCGGGATCATTGCCGCTCCGCCGCTTCATACAACTCCAACACCCACCAGAGAACCATTGACACCGGGAGCATAGACCTCTCCATCCGCCCTGTGGACACAGCTGTGCAGGATGACCATCTCATTCTCACAT GGCCTGGTGGTCACGAGTCAAAGTACAGCCTTAACTGGCTGGCTGAGAACAGTTATGAGACAAAGAAGCAGAACTTGGTTCAGCCACGTATCCTTTGGAATGCAGACATTTATAAAAAAGCAAACATACCCTCTGCCAAATGGGACACATTCATGAGCAGCGATGAAGAGTTAAAGACGTTTCTTCAGAACTATCTTCTGTATGGGATCGCTTTTGTAGACAATGTCCCAGCTACAGTAAAGGACACAGAGGCTGTTGTCAAGAGGGTCAGTCTGAtcag GGAGACTACATACGGAAAAATGTGGCATTTGACTTCAGATTTTTCCAGAGCTGACACGGCCTACAGCCAGGTGGCTCTAGATCGTCACACAGACAACACATACTTTCAGGAACCGTGTGG AATCCAGGTTTTCCACTGCTTCAAACATGAAGGAACTGGGGGTAGGACGCTTCTGGTGGATGGCTTCTATGCTGCTGAAAAAGTACAAGAGAGGTCTCCTGAAAACTTTGAGCTGCTCACCCGTCTGTCCATCTGGCACAAGTTCATAGAAAACAGCAGCTCCCACAGAATCCACTTTGAAGGCAGCGGGCCTCTGCTCAACGTCTATCCTTGGAACAATGAACTTTACCTGATCCG gtaCAACAACTTTGATCGATCGGTGTTAAACACTATCCCATACAACCTTATTCAGCAATGGTATGTGGCACATCGAGACCTGACGACAGAACTGAGACGACCAGAAAATGAACTGTGGATTAAACTGACTCCAGGCAAG GTGATTTTCGTAGATAACTGGCGTGTCATGCATGGGAGGGAGTCTTTCACTGGACAGAGGGAGCTCTGTGGATGCTACCTGACCAGAGACGACGTCCTCAGCTCTGCACGCTGCTTTGGTCTGCAGGCCTGA
- the LOC137606192 gene encoding V-set and immunoglobulin domain-containing protein 1-like — translation MCITLRLFVLINAIGFVELITVKTPEKNVNVTKGGSLLLQCTFETIEQTTGLIIEWNFISLTSLKPQQLYYYQSGKAVLGKDYKDRLHPPSSPATTRNASIIISDMQMSDSGVYTCDVHNFPDVDGKSEASIVVNVLEKPSSPYCAVHGDVESGHLVTLTCHSEYGSPTPTYSWTNLDQTKMRRPAMGRTTQTGILKIRNITEFQFGEYQCNASNIVGFSVCTVELSPEVGDGVVAGAVIGALLGCVLIVLVVWFIIHTVKKHTYKPVKVGEATEMRVSSSNKQEVAENAPTAAPRSSLPEGEAPQV, via the exons ATGTGCATCACGTTGCGCCTGTTTGTCCTCATAAATGCAATAG gatTTGTTGAGCTCATCACTGTCAAGActccagaaaaaaatgtcaatgtcaCAAAAGGTGGAAGCCTCCTACTCCAGTGTACGTTTGAGACTATTGAGCAGACTACTGGCCTTATCATCGAGtggaattttatttcattgaccTCCTTGAAACCACAGCAG ctgTATTACTATCAATCAGGAAAAGCCGTCTTGGGAAAAGATTACAAGGACAGGCTTCATCCCCCTTCTTCTCCTGCCACCACCAGAAACGCCTCAATAATAATCAGTGACATGCAAATGTCAGATTCAGGAGTCTACACCTGTGATGTTCACAACTTTCCTGATGTGGACGGCAAGTCTGAGGCCAGCATTGTTGTCAACGTTCTGG AGAAACCCTCTTCTCCTTATTGCGCTGTACATGGTGATGTGGAGTCAGGTCACCTGGTCACTCTGACCTGCCACAGTGAGTATGGAAGCCCAACCCCAACTTACAGCTGGACCAATCTGGATCAGACCAAGATGAGGAGGCCTGCAATGGGACGAA CAACCCAAACTGGAATACTGAAAATCAGAAACATAACCGAGTTTCAGTTTGGAGAGTACCAGTGCAATGCCTCAAACATCGTGGGATTTTCAGTTTGCACTGTTGAGCTGAGTCCTG AAGTGGGAGACGGAGTGGTTGCAGGTGCAGTGATTGGGGCGTTGCTCGGGTGTGTCCTGATCGTTTTGGTTGTGTGGTTTATAATTCACACTGtgaagaaacacacatataagcCAGTCAAAGTCGGTGAGGCCACCGAGATGAG GGTGAGCTCTtccaacaaacaggaagttgcagAAAACGCCCCCACAGCAGCCCCACGCAGCAGCCTGCCTGAGGGAGAGGCCCCACAGGTCTAA